In Spirochaetaceae bacterium, the genomic stretch GTAGGCGTTGTACAGCTCGGCGTAGTGGCTACCGGCCTGCAGCAACTGCTCGTGGGTGCCCTGTTCGATGATGCTGGTGACGTAGATCCTCATCGGGTTTGATCGAAACGTTACCGCGCCCGGGAGGCGAGTCGACCTGTTTCCGGTTGATTGCTTCGCGCCGTGTGGTGCACTACACTGTAGTGCATGGCCAACAACGAGGTGTATAGTTGGCGGCTCGACACCGCGTTGAAGGAGGCGCTGGAGCGTGCCGCCCGCGCCGACAACACGAGCGTCGCGAACTTGCTGCGGACCATAGTAGCCGACTGGCTGGCCAGCAACGCCGCTCCCGGAGAAGACGCCGAGGCCCAGCTTCGGTTGCGCAACCAGGCACTGTGCTGCGCCGGGACGATCCGGGGCGGCGATCCCGACCGTGCGGAGCAGGCGAGCCGCCGCGTGCATGCGGCGCTGGAAGCCGGACGTGCGTTGAGGGGCTCGCCGACACCGGCGCACTGCTGGCATTCCTTGACGCGGACGACAAGTGGCACGGCCGGTGTGTCGCGGCGTTCGAACGCCTGCGTCTGCCGCTCGGTACGACCGCCGCCGTCCTGGCCGAGCTGTTCCATCTTCTCGGCGAACACGCGGGGCACGTGACTGCGGCGTGGCGGTTGCTCCGGTCGGATGCCATTACCGTGCTGCCGGTCGTCGATAACGACCTGCCTGCTCTCGATGGGCTGATGCGGCGCTACGCCGATCGCCCCATGGACTTCGCCGACGCGACGCTGGTGCACGCGGCGAGCCGTACGGGAGTCAACACGGTCTTCACTATCGATCATGATGATTTCCTGACCTATCGCGTCGACCGACGACGCCGGTTTCGGATCGTGCCCGACCGCTGGTAGCTGCGCGACCCTTGGCGTGCTCCGACATCCGCGGTGCACTTCCGATGGCCGTATCTGCCGCCCACCCATGGCTCCCGGGTCACAGAATCGGGCACATGCGGTGCGGCGGAACCCTCACATCGTGGAGGCGACGGGAATCGAACCCACGACCTCGTGAATGCCATTCACGCGCTCTAGCCAACTGAGCTACGCCCCCGTGGTTCGTGACGGGTAATATACCGCCGCCTGCGATTCTGGTCGATACCCCGGCTATCGGTTGTCCGCGGCGTGGAGGACGGCGTTGCGGAACAGCCCGAGGGCGGCTTCGTCGAGGGCGGAGCCGGCAGCGGGCGGAACGTTGCGCCAGGCGGGGTGGTGGTAGCGGTGCAGGAACGCCTCGGGGTGCGGCATCAGGCCGAGTACCTGCCCGCTGGGGTCGCACAGGCCGGCCAGGTTGCGCTGCGATCCGTTGGGGTTGGCGGGGTAGGGCAGCGGCGAGCCGCCGGCCGCCGCCGCCGGCCCGGCAGCCGGCCAGGCGTAGCGGGCCGCGCCGAGGTGGGCGGCGTCGATGGCGGCGAGCTGCGGCTCGGAGGCGACCAGCTTGCCTTCGCCGTGGCGCACCGGCAGTTCCAGCGCGGCGATGCCGCGCGTCCACACGCATGGCGAGGCGGCGTCGAACGCCACCCTGACCCAGCGGTCCTCGAAGCGACCGGAGTCGTTGTGCACCAGGGCCACCGACTGCGCCGTGGCGCCGGTGGCCACGCCGCCGGGCACCAGGCCCATGCGCACCAGCACCTGGAAGCCGTTGCACACGCCCAGTACCAGGCCGCCGCGGTCCACGAACCGCGTCAGCGGCTCGCGCAGGGCGCGCCTCAGCAGGGCGGCCAGCAACGCCCCGGAGCCGACGTGATCGCCGAACGAGAACCCACCCGGCACCACGAAGATGGCGAACCGGTCGAGCGCGGCAGGATCGGCGATCAGGTCGTTGGCGTGCACGCGTACCGGGTGCGCCCCCGTAAGCCCGAACGCGGTCGCCATCTCGCGGTCGGTGTTGATGCCGAAACCGGAAATGATGCACACCCGGACGCCGGTGCTCATATCGGGGTCTTCCAGGCGCGTACCAGGGCGGCCACCGGCCAGGCGGCCACCGCCTCGCCGCCGTCGAGCACGGTGAGGCGGTCGTCACCGGTCACCTCGCCTACCGCCGCACACGGCAGGCCGCGAAACTGCTCATCCACGCGGGCGGCCGTGGCGGGCGGCGCCGTCACGACGATGCGGCCGGCGGACTCGCTGAACAGCAGCCCGGCGCGCCGGTGCGCGGCGCCATCCGCCCGCGTCCGCTCGGCGGCGCCCGGCACCCGGGCCAGGTCGATACGGGCGCCGAGGCGGCCGCCGATAGCGCACTCGGCCAGCGCTACCGCCAGCCCGCCGTCGGACACGTCGTGCGCCGCATTGACCCAGCCCGCCGCGATGGCGCGGTGCAACACTCCGTAGCGGCGCATCGCGGCCGGCGCATCCACGGTCGGACAGTGGCGCTGCCCCTCGGCAATCGGCAGCGCAGCACCGCTCGCGGCCAGCAGGCGGGCGTAGGCGCTGGCGCCCAGCTCGCCGCGGTCGTCGCCAACCACGTAGACCAGGTCGCCGGGCCGCTTGAAATCGGTGCTCGGCGAGCAGCGCAGGTCGGCCATGATGCCGAGCACCGACACCAGCAGGGTGGGCAGCACCGCGATCCGCCGCCCGTCCACCACGGCGTTGTTCTTCATCGAGTCCTTGCCGGAGATGAGCGGCAGGCGGTACGCCAGGCATGCCTCCCTGAGCCCGCGGGCGGCACGCACGAGCTGGGCGAGCAGGAACTCGCCCTCCGGGTTGTCGGGGCCGGCGACCGGGTCGGGCCAACAGAAGTTGTCCAGCCCCGCCATGCGCTCCGGGTCACCGCCGCATGCCACGTGGGCGCGCACCGCCTCGTCCACCGCGCACATCGCCATGTGGTAGGCATCGTGCGCCGAGTACCAGGGACAGATGCCGTGCGTGACGGTGATGGCCCGTGTCGAGCCGGCGCGCGGGCGCAGCACGGCGCCGTCGCCGGGGCCGTCCATGCGGCGGCCGACAAACGGCTTGCCGACGGTCAACGCCTGCACCTCGTGGTCGTACTGGCGCACCAGCGGCTCCTTGGAGGCGATGTTGGGGTCCGCCAGCAGGCGCGGCAGCACCTCTTGCGGCGCCGGCGGCGTGCGGCCCGCGTCCACCGGCGGCGGCTCCGGCGCCTGCCACACCGCGCGCAGCTTCATCCTCGGCAGGCCGTGGTGCAGGAACTGCAGGTCGAGCAGCCCGACCAGCTCGCCCGCCCAGCGCACCTCGACGGCGCCGTCCGCGGTGAACTCGCCCAGGTCGGCGACCTCCACCTCGCGCCGCGCGGCCAGCGCCGCCAAAGCCGCGAAGTGCTCGGGCGGCACGGCCAGGCTCATCCGCTCCTGCGACTCGGACACCAGGATCTCCCACGGCGCCAGCCCCTGGTACTTCAGCGGCGCGCGATCCAGCTCCAGCCGCACGCCTCCGCACGCCTCCGCCATCTCCCCGAACGACGACGACAGGCCGCCGGCGCCGTTGTCGGTAATGGCGCGGTACAGCCCCAAGTCGCGCGCCTCCAGCAGGAAGTCCGCCATCTTCTTCTGCGTGATCGGATCGCCGATCTGCACCGCCGACAGCGGCGAGGACTCGTCCAGCGCCAGCGACGAAAAGGTGGCGCCGTGGATGCCGTCGCGCCCGATGCGCCCGCCGGCCATCACCGCCCGGTCGCCGGCGCGCGGCTCGGCTTGCCATGACGGCGCCCCGTCGAGCCGTGCCGGCAGGATGCCGCCGGTGCCGCAGAACACCAGCGGCTTGCCTACGAAGCTGGCGTCGAACAGCACCGCGCCGGCCACCGTCGGGATGCCGGACTGGTTGCCGCCGTCCACGATGCCGCGGTGCACGCCGTCGAGCACCTGGCGCGGCGGCAGCAGGCCGGCCGGCACGTCGGCCAGATCGGGCGGAGCGAAGCACAGCACGTTGGTGTTGAAGATCGGCCGCGCGCCGCGGCCGGTGCCGATGATGTCGCGGTTGACCCCCACGATGCCGGTGATGGCGCCGCCGTAAGGATCGAGCGCCGACGGCGAGTTGTGCGTCTCCGCCTTGAAGCACAGCAGGGTGTCGGCGTCGAACTCGATGACCCCGGAGTTGTCGTGGAACACCGAGCGCAGAAAGCCGTCGCCGGGGTCGACAGCGCGCGTGGTGGCGCGGATGCAGGTGTCGAACAGCGAGTCGATCTTCTCCACCCGGGAGCCGTCGCGGTACTCGATAACGGCGTTGAAGATCTTGTGCTTGCAGTGCTCGGACCAGGTCTGGGCGAGCATCTCCAGTTCCACGTCGCTGGCGGCGTCGCCGATGCCGGCGGCGCGCCGCCGATGCCTGGTGGCCGGGGCGCGGAAGTACTCGCGAATGGCTTGCATCTCGGCCCGGGACAGCGCCAGCAGGCGCGCCTCCGAGAGGGCCGCCAACGCGCCGTCCGACATGGCCGCGACCGGGAAGCGGACGGTGCGCGGAGCGCCGGCCGCCGGCACCCGCGCAGCGCCGGCCGCGGGGTAGATGCGCGGCGGCCGGCGGCCGTCACGCCACTGGCGTGCGCCGATGGTCAGCGCGGCCTGAATCAGCGGGTTGAACAGGCCCCCGAACGCCCGCTCGGGCACGGCGTGCAGCCCGCCGCCGCGCAGCGCACTGCTTTGCAACAGGTATTGGCGCGCCGTCTGCACCAGCGCAGCATCCGGCACCGGCAACCCGAGGACGGTGCGCAGCGCGCCGCGCAGGCTGGTGGCCACCGGATCGGTCACCCCCGGCCTGGCGGCCACCTCCAGGAGCAGGTCCCAGGGCGGCGCCCTGCCGTCTGGCGCGGCGCGTACCGAGGCCCGCTGCGCGACCGGATCGCATACCAGCTCGACCAGGTCGCGCGGCGGCAGCCCCGGCACCCCGTCCACCAGGTAGACGTCGCGGATGCTTACCGCCTGCAGCTCCGGCACGCCGCCGGCGCGCAATGCCTCCAATACGCGCGCCGCGCGCCCGTCGCCGATCTCCTCCCGGAACCAGACCTCAACCCGCATCCCGCCGCCCGTACCGTAGCAGACCGGTCCCAAGCGGTCACCCGCGCGCGTGCGTTCGGCCCGCTTGGTACGGCAATCTAACCGATTGATCGCTCGAACTGCGCTTGACGCCATCAACCGCGGTTGATAGTTTCGCAAAAGAAGCGTCAAATGCTGCGTTGTTTTGAACCAGGTACCGTGGTAGACAACCTGCAGAGCACGGACAAGTTCGCGGCCATTCACGAGGTCGTCGGACGCGCCGCCGTGTTCGCCAACGGTGAGCAGCGAGCCGCGGTGGAGAACGCGGTGGTGCGCCGCGAGCATATCCAGACCACCGGCATCGGCCACGGCGTCGCCGCCGCGCACGGCCAGACCGACGGCGTCAGCGAGGTCACCATCGCGCTCGGCATCTCGCGTACCGGGATCAACTACCATTCGGTCGACGGCGAGCCGGTGCGCCTGCTGTTCGTGCTCGCCACGCCGCCCGACAATCACCGCGACTACCTGACGGCACTGTCCGGCATCTGCCGGCTGAGCAAGCGCCAGTTCTTCAGCGAACTGCTCACCCGCGACATGACCGAGCAGGAGTTGCAGCAGCACATCTGCCAGGCGTTCCAGGCCGAAGTGGAACGCAGCAGCGTGCAGAGCGGCGGCGCCAACTCCACCGGTCCGAAATAGCTTCCCGTGCTCATCCTGCCTGCCATCGACCTGCTCGACGGGCGGCCGGTGCGCCTCACCAGGGGCGACTTCGATACCGTTACCGACTACGCGCGCGACGCCGCGGGCAGCGCCGTCGAACTGCAACGGAAGGGTGCCCGCTGGCTGCACCTCGTCGACCTTGACGCCGCCCGCGGCAGCGGCGACAACCGAACGCTGATCGCCGCCATCCGTGCCGCGGTGGGCGTGCGGCTGCAGGTCGGCGGCGGCGTGCGCACGCTGGACGATGCCCGCCGGCTGCTGGACATGGGCGTGGACCGCGTCGTGGTCGGCTCGGCGCTGGCGCAGGATCCGGAGCTGCCGGAACGCTGGGCGGCGCAGGTGGGCGACCGGCTGGTGGCCGGCATCGACGCCGACGACGGCGTGGTGAAGACCCACGGCTGGCTGACCGGCGGCGGCGTGGCGGACACCGACCTTGCCGCGCGCATGAAGGAACAGCCGGTGTGCGCCATCGTGTACACCAACATCGCGCGCGACGGCACCTTCGCCGGTCCCGACATCGAACGCACCGTCGCGGTGGCGCGCAGCGCACGGAAGCCGGTCATCCTGTCGGGCGGGATCGGCGCGGCGCACGACGTGGACGCGGTGGCCGGCCTGCGCGCCGAGGGGCTGGTGGGTGTGATCATCGGCAAGGCGTGGATCGAGGGCCGCGTCGACCTGGACGACTTGCTGCGCCGCTATCCGCAGGACGACGCCGGCGTCGGCGGGCACACCGAGCCCTCCGGCCGCGAGCGCCGCCCGGCGCAATGAACAGCCCGACGCCGGATTCGGCCGCCGGTATCCTGGAACGGCTGGAACAAGTGATCCGCGACCGGCGCCGCACGCTGCCGGAGGGCTCGTACACCGCCGCCCTGTTTCGCAGCGGCGACGCCGCCATCCGCAGGAAGGTGGGCGAGGAAGCGATCGAAGTGATCACCGCCGCCACCGGCGCCGAACTCGCCGCCGAGAGCGCCGACCTGGTGTTCCACCTGCTGGTGCTGCTGGCAGCCGCGGAGGTACCGCTCGACGAGGTGATGCGGATTCTCGCAGCGCGCGCCGCCGCCCGCAGGCACTGACCGGGGCCCGGTTACACCAGTTACAACAGCGCGCGGATGGCCGCAACCACCTGCAGTGGCGAGCGTCCCTCGGCCGGGATGGTTGCGCCGGTGGCGGCATAGGTGTCGTGGCGCGCGGCGAGCAGATCGGCTATGCCTTCCGCCGTGGCCGCCAGCAGCGGCCGTCCTCCCGAGCCGCCCACTCGGCGCTGCGCTTCGGCGGCGCTGATCTGCAGGTAGAAGGTGCGGCACCTGGTGCGCAGAAACTCGTGGTTGACGGTGCGCATCGGAGCGCCGCCGCCGGTCGCGATCACCACGCTGCGCCGTGCGCCGAGTCCGAGCAGCATGCGCGTCTCGAGGGCGCGGAACACCTGCTCCCCGTCGCGCCGGAACAGTTCGGGGATCGACACGCCCGCCTCGCGCTCGATCAGCGTGTCGACGTCGACCAACTGGTAGCCGACCGCGGTCGCGAGCAGCCGCCCCACGGTGCTCTTGCCCGAGCCCATGAAGCCCACGAGGGCGATTCGATCCGGCAACGCCATACCGTCCCGGAGCCTGCCGGTCGCAGGTCATTTCCGCAACCCGCCGCTGGTGCGCTTCGCCGGGCGACGGTAGCATCATGCGTGTCATGGAGTCACAGCCGCTGGTGTCGGTCGTCATTCCCACCTACAACCGCGCCGCCCTGCTGTGCGAGGCGATCGCCTCGGTGCTGGCGCAGAGCTACGCCGCGCGCGAACTGATCGTGGTGGACGACGGCTCGACCGACGCCACGGCTGTCCGCCTGCGGTCGTTTCGCGACCTGCGCATCGTGCGCCGGGACCACACCGGCATGCCGGGCGCGGCGCGCAATGCCGGGGCCCGCGTGGCGCGCGGCGAGTACCTGGCGTTCCTGGATTCCGACGACCTGTGGCTGCCGCACAAGCTCGCGGTGCAGGTCGCCGCAGCCACCGCCGCCGGCGACGCAATCAACCACACCCGGGAACGCTGGCTGCGCGACGGGCGGGTCGTGTCGCAGCGCGGCCAGCGCCACCGGCGCAGCGGCTACCTGTTCGCGCACTCGCTGCGCAAGTGCATCATCGGCCCCTCCACCGTGCTGCTGCGCCGCGAAGTGTTCGAGGCGGCGGGCGGTTTCCGCGAGGACCTGGAGATCGCCGAGGACTACGAGTTGTGGCTGCGGCTCACCGCGCGCCACCCGGTCGGCTACGTGGAGCGCGAGTCGGTGATCAAGCGCGCCGGCCACGGCGACCAGCTCTCCGAACGCGACGGCCACATCGAGCTGTTCCGCCTGCGCGCGCTACGCGACCTTGTGCAACGGGGCGACTGCCGGTACTTCACTCGCTCGCAACGGGCCGCGGCCGCGGCCGAGCTGGCGCGCAAGGCGCGCATCTACGCCGCCGGCTGCCGCAAGCGCGGCCGTACCGCCGAGGCCGCCCGCTACGAAGCCCTGGCACACCGCTGGAGCGCCCCGCCCGGCGACGGCTCGCACGCTCCGGAAGCTGCCGGCCGGCGCTGAACAGGTCAGGCGCCTGCCACAGCCGGGCAGCTTCGTGACCCGCCCGGACCGATCCCGCGGCACCCGCGGGCGTTGACGGCGGCCGGCGGCGGCGGCACCCTTGCCCGAGATGAAATTGTGGCTCAAGACCGCGCTGGCGGCGGCGGCCGGGCTGCTGATCGGAGTCCTGCTGAGCCGCGGCGGCGGCGGCGAGGTCGCCGATCTCCTGCCGCGGCTGTCCCGGGTCGCCGTGCAGGTCGGGCGCTACGCGGTGTTCCCGGTCATCTTCTTCGGCGTGGTCATGAGCACCCACGAACTGCGTTCGACTGGCACCGCGTTGCGCGTGTATGCGCGGCTGGCGCTGTACCTGGCGGGCAGCAGCGCCCTGCTCACCGTGGTGGGCCTGGCGTCGGTGCTGCTGCTGGCGCCGCAACGCATTCCCATCGTGGTGATCGTCGACCAGGCCCCGTACGCGCCCGCCGGGATCATCGACCTCGTGGCCGGCACGTTCCCCGGCAACATGTTTCAGGCGCTGGTGGGCGACGGCACGATGCTGTTGCCGCTGCTGGCGCTCGGGATCGTGCTCGGGGCGCATCTCGACTTCGACGACACGGCAGGGCGCCCGGTGACGGAACTGTTCGAGTCGCTGTGCCGCATCTTCTATCAGATCAACGCCCTGGCGGTGGAGTTGTTCTGGGTGGCAATCGTGGTGATCGCGGCGGCCTCGGCGGTGCAGCTCGGCGGTGCCGACCTGGCGCTGTACCGTGAGCTGATCGTGGTCCTGGCAGTCGCCGTTGGCGTGCTCTACCTGGGCGTGTTTCCGGCCCTGCTCTACCTGCTCGGCGAGCGCACCAACCCCTACCGCTCGATCTACGCCGCCCTGGGACCGGCGCTCACCGCACTTGTCAGCGGCGACTCCTACGTCAGCCTCGCTGCGCTGGTGGTGCACGGACGCGAGGCGTTCCGGCTGCCGCGACGGGTCAGCGCTACCGTGTTCCCGCTGTGTGCGGTGTTCGGGCGCGCCGGTACCGCGCTGGTTACCGGCATCGGCTACCTGATGGTGCTGCGCTCCTACACCAGCTTCGAGGTCACCGTCGAGCAGCTCCTGTTTGCCGCGCTGTTCACGTTCCTGCTCTCCTTCGCCGCCGGCGCCGTGCCCGGCATCGGAGCGCTGGGCAGCCTGACCATACTGTGGTCGATGTCCGGCAACGGACTCGCGGACGGCCCGCTCATCATGCAGCCCGTGCTGCCGCTGCTCACCGGCGCCGCGGTGTTGCTCGACGTCACCACGGCGGCACTGATCGCGCACCTGGTGGGCCGCGCCGAGGCGGAGCCCGGCGTTGCACCCCCGCGCCTGCTCACCTGAACCGCCCAGATTGCCCGCGCGGCAGGCCGCCACAGCCCGCCCGCGGGCCGTTGACCTCGGGGCGATTGCGCTTCTATATTCCGGTGTCAGGCATTGGCGTGCCTTACCCGGGATGTAGCCCAGCGGCTAGGGCACCTGCTTTGGGAGCAGGAGATCGGAGGTTCGAGTCCTCTC encodes the following:
- a CDS encoding AIR synthase-related protein, yielding MRVEVWFREEIGDGRAARVLEALRAGGVPELQAVSIRDVYLVDGVPGLPPRDLVELVCDPVAQRASVRAAPDGRAPPWDLLLEVAARPGVTDPVATSLRGALRTVLGLPVPDAALVQTARQYLLQSSALRGGGLHAVPERAFGGLFNPLIQAALTIGARQWRDGRRPPRIYPAAGAARVPAAGAPRTVRFPVAAMSDGALAALSEARLLALSRAEMQAIREYFRAPATRHRRRAAGIGDAASDVELEMLAQTWSEHCKHKIFNAVIEYRDGSRVEKIDSLFDTCIRATTRAVDPGDGFLRSVFHDNSGVIEFDADTLLCFKAETHNSPSALDPYGGAITGIVGVNRDIIGTGRGARPIFNTNVLCFAPPDLADVPAGLLPPRQVLDGVHRGIVDGGNQSGIPTVAGAVLFDASFVGKPLVFCGTGGILPARLDGAPSWQAEPRAGDRAVMAGGRIGRDGIHGATFSSLALDESSPLSAVQIGDPITQKKMADFLLEARDLGLYRAITDNGAGGLSSSFGEMAEACGGVRLELDRAPLKYQGLAPWEILVSESQERMSLAVPPEHFAALAALAARREVEVADLGEFTADGAVEVRWAGELVGLLDLQFLHHGLPRMKLRAVWQAPEPPPVDAGRTPPAPQEVLPRLLADPNIASKEPLVRQYDHEVQALTVGKPFVGRRMDGPGDGAVLRPRAGSTRAITVTHGICPWYSAHDAYHMAMCAVDEAVRAHVACGGDPERMAGLDNFCWPDPVAGPDNPEGEFLLAQLVRAARGLREACLAYRLPLISGKDSMKNNAVVDGRRIAVLPTLLVSVLGIMADLRCSPSTDFKRPGDLVYVVGDDRGELGASAYARLLAASGAALPIAEGQRHCPTVDAPAAMRRYGVLHRAIAAGWVNAAHDVSDGGLAVALAECAIGGRLGARIDLARVPGAAERTRADGAAHRRAGLLFSESAGRIVVTAPPATAARVDEQFRGLPCAAVGEVTGDDRLTVLDGGEAVAAWPVAALVRAWKTPI
- a CDS encoding HisA/HisF-related TIM barrel protein, producing the protein MLILPAIDLLDGRPVRLTRGDFDTVTDYARDAAGSAVELQRKGARWLHLVDLDAARGSGDNRTLIAAIRAAVGVRLQVGGGVRTLDDARRLLDMGVDRVVVGSALAQDPELPERWAAQVGDRLVAGIDADDGVVKTHGWLTGGGVADTDLAARMKEQPVCAIVYTNIARDGTFAGPDIERTVAVARSARKPVILSGGIGAAHDVDAVAGLRAEGLVGVIIGKAWIEGRVDLDDLLRRYPQDDAGVGGHTEPSGRERRPAQ
- a CDS encoding PIN domain-containing protein, which translates into the protein MLRRDDPGRRSRPCGAGEPPRACGAGSRTCVEGLADTGALLAFLDADDKWHGRCVAAFERLRLPLGTTAAVLAELFHLLGEHAGHVTAAWRLLRSDAITVLPVVDNDLPALDGLMRRYADRPMDFADATLVHAASRTGVNTVFTIDHDDFLTYRVDRRRRFRIVPDRW
- a CDS encoding glycosyltransferase family A protein, with amino-acid sequence MESQPLVSVVIPTYNRAALLCEAIASVLAQSYAARELIVVDDGSTDATAVRLRSFRDLRIVRRDHTGMPGAARNAGARVARGEYLAFLDSDDLWLPHKLAVQVAAATAAGDAINHTRERWLRDGRVVSQRGQRHRRSGYLFAHSLRKCIIGPSTVLLRREVFEAAGGFREDLEIAEDYELWLRLTARHPVGYVERESVIKRAGHGDQLSERDGHIELFRLRALRDLVQRGDCRYFTRSQRAAAAAELARKARIYAAGCRKRGRTAEAARYEALAHRWSAPPGDGSHAPEAAGRR
- a CDS encoding phosphoribosylformylglycinamidine synthase subunit PurQ, producing the protein MSTGVRVCIISGFGINTDREMATAFGLTGAHPVRVHANDLIADPAALDRFAIFVVPGGFSFGDHVGSGALLAALLRRALREPLTRFVDRGGLVLGVCNGFQVLVRMGLVPGGVATGATAQSVALVHNDSGRFEDRWVRVAFDAASPCVWTRGIAALELPVRHGEGKLVASEPQLAAIDAAHLGAARYAWPAAGPAAAAGGSPLPYPANPNGSQRNLAGLCDPSGQVLGLMPHPEAFLHRYHHPAWRNVPPAAGSALDEAALGLFRNAVLHAADNR
- the hisE gene encoding phosphoribosyl-ATP diphosphatase, coding for MNSPTPDSAAGILERLEQVIRDRRRTLPEGSYTAALFRSGDAAIRRKVGEEAIEVITAATGAELAAESADLVFHLLVLLAAAEVPLDEVMRILAARAAARRH
- a CDS encoding PTS sugar transporter subunit IIA, which encodes MLRCFEPGTVVDNLQSTDKFAAIHEVVGRAAVFANGEQRAAVENAVVRREHIQTTGIGHGVAAAHGQTDGVSEVTIALGISRTGINYHSVDGEPVRLLFVLATPPDNHRDYLTALSGICRLSKRQFFSELLTRDMTEQELQQHICQAFQAEVERSSVQSGGANSTGPK
- a CDS encoding cation:dicarboxylase symporter family transporter codes for the protein MKLWLKTALAAAAGLLIGVLLSRGGGGEVADLLPRLSRVAVQVGRYAVFPVIFFGVVMSTHELRSTGTALRVYARLALYLAGSSALLTVVGLASVLLLAPQRIPIVVIVDQAPYAPAGIIDLVAGTFPGNMFQALVGDGTMLLPLLALGIVLGAHLDFDDTAGRPVTELFESLCRIFYQINALAVELFWVAIVVIAAASAVQLGGADLALYRELIVVLAVAVGVLYLGVFPALLYLLGERTNPYRSIYAALGPALTALVSGDSYVSLAALVVHGREAFRLPRRVSATVFPLCAVFGRAGTALVTGIGYLMVLRSYTSFEVTVEQLLFAALFTFLLSFAAGAVPGIGALGSLTILWSMSGNGLADGPLIMQPVLPLLTGAAVLLDVTTAALIAHLVGRAEAEPGVAPPRLLT
- a CDS encoding shikimate kinase, with the translated sequence MPDRIALVGFMGSGKSTVGRLLATAVGYQLVDVDTLIEREAGVSIPELFRRDGEQVFRALETRMLLGLGARRSVVIATGGGAPMRTVNHEFLRTRCRTFYLQISAAEAQRRVGGSGGRPLLAATAEGIADLLAARHDTYAATGATIPAEGRSPLQVVAAIRALL